Genomic DNA from Synergistaceae bacterium:
GGCAGAAAGCAGACAAGCCCATAACTCCGCGCTTAATCCGCACAATAGTAAACAGCTATAATGTCAGGCTCAACGGACTTGCAGCACGTGAATACATACTCGGAGGCCGTATCGAATTTCAGAACGTCGAGAATGCAGCAACAGATTTGTTGAACGGGATTCTGAGATTCAATATTTACATTGCTCCGCCGCCCCCCGCTGAACAGATAGTCGGAATACTCGAATTTGACCCCGATTATCTCAATGTCTTGTTTGAAGCTGTGAAATAAGGAGTGATTCTCATGGCAAATTTGATTCCGGAAAAAAATATAAATTTTAGCGTCTACCTTAACGGAGGGCTTGACCTGCTCGGAGTTGCGGAAGGAGCTTTCCCGAATTTCGAGGCAATGACCAGCGAGGTCAAAGGCGCAGGAATTGCAGGCACCGTCGACAGCATTGTATTAGGACACTTTAACTCTATGACAATGAGTCTCACGTGGCGCAACGTTACAAAAGATTTCTTGAAATTATTTGATCACACAACAGTAGATTTGGACTTGTACGCCGCTGAACAATATTACAACGCAGGCACCGGCGAATATGAAGTCGTACAGCTTCACGCATACATGAAGGCAACGACAAAGAGTCAAAACGTCGGGAATCTCGTAGTAGGCGACAACATGGACACCCAGACCGAACACGAAATACATTACATCACAATTGACCGCGACGGTAAAGACTGGATCGAGCTTGATAAATACAACTACATTTACAGAGTTGACGGCATTGACAGGCTCGCAGAAGTCCGCGCCGCTCTCGGAAAATAAATGAATTACGGCGAAATAGTACAGCTCGGCAGACATAGACTCATGACGTGTTATAACAAAAACACTTAACGGCAAAGTCAAAAGATTAAAACATTTTTTGCAAACGGGGCCGTTTGCATGTCATCAGCTGCTCCCGTTGGTCGCAGCAGAAAACACGTACGGAATAATTAACTCTCCGACGAAAATTTTATTATCTGAGGAGGGCAGTATTTCGCTGATTTCTTGCCGATAAATGGCGGCTGGATATTCTGGGATAAGTTGAGGCCGAACACTTTAGATTTCGGGAGCGTGAACTTGCTTATAATTCATGCTCTAACGTCGTGAAAAAATACGCTCAAAAAATGGAACGGTGTAATCAGAGAAGGCAAAGTATCATTAAATTTACAGCGCAGAATCCACACAACACAAAAGCCCGTTGAATTACATATGGAAATTTTACAGGACTTCAGCAAGGAAAATGACGTTATTCTTGACTGCTTCGGAGGTTCGGGGACGACTCTAATAGCCTGCGAAATGACCGGCCGTACATGTCTAATGATGGAAATATCCCCTCGCTACTGCGATATTATTTGCGAACGATACAACAAATTAACGGGGATCGGACAATTAAAATTATTCTAATTCACTCACGG
This window encodes:
- a CDS encoding phage major tail tube protein, with product MANLIPEKNINFSVYLNGGLDLLGVAEGAFPNFEAMTSEVKGAGIAGTVDSIVLGHFNSMTMSLTWRNVTKDFLKLFDHTTVDLDLYAAEQYYNAGTGEYEVVQLHAYMKATTKSQNVGNLVVGDNMDTQTEHEIHYITIDRDGKDWIELDKYNYIYRVDGIDRLAEVRAALGK
- a CDS encoding site-specific DNA-methyltransferase — translated: MREGKVSLNLQRRIHTTQKPVELHMEILQDFSKENDVILDCFGGSGTTLIACEMTGRTCLMMEISPRYCDIICERYNKLTGIGQLKLF